A portion of the Cryptomeria japonica chromosome 5, Sugi_1.0, whole genome shotgun sequence genome contains these proteins:
- the LOC131064889 gene encoding uncharacterized protein LOC131064889, whose product MAPAANSNHEAPAESKATNYGVNMNGNNSKMGSRPRRLSNSQLQRAASEKEGGEEEMMRCECCGLAEECTAAYVSKVRNIFCGRWVCGLCAEAVKEERHRMGPHTPIADALHAHISLCLNFNRNTRTNPAVHVAHAMRQLLRKKSMPTPTSSPTPNLSRTASCIPSLK is encoded by the coding sequence ATGGCCCCCGCAGCCAACTCGAACCATGAGGCTCCTGCAGAAAGCAAGGCGACGAACTATGGTGTGAATATGAATGGCAATAATAGCAAGATGGGTTCGAGGCCCCGCAGGCTTAGCAACTCCCAACTGCAACGAGCAGCGTCGGAGAAGGAAGGAGGGGAGGAGGAGATGATGCGTTGTGAGTGCTGCGGCCTTGCTGAAGAATGCACTGCAGCATATGTGAGTAAAGTCAGGAATATCTTCTGCGGGCGATGGGTTTGTGGGTTGTGCGCTGAGGCAGTGAAGGAGGAGCGCCACCGCATGGGACCCCACACGCCTATTGCCGACGCCTTGCATGCCCATATCTCTCTCTGCCTCAACTTCAACCGTAATACTCGAACCAATCCTGCCGTGCATGTCGCCCATGCCATGCGTCAGCTTCTCCGAAAGAAGAGTATGCccacccccacctcctcccccACCCCCAATCTCTCTCGTACTGCAAGTTGTATTCCTTCTCTTAAATAA